The stretch of DNA CTCGTTCACAAAGAATAACGTTAGGATTACCTGCTGCCAAAATATATTCAGCTGCCATCAACCATTCATCGATAGTAGCAGACATACCGCGTTTTAATAATACGGGTTTATTTTGCGCTCCGACTTTTTTTAACAGGGCAAAATTTTGCATATTTCTTGCCCCTACTTGAACAACATCGGCGACTTCTGCTATTTTTTCCAAATCAGCAGCATCCATTACTTCCGTAATAATTCCTAAACCAGTCGCTTCTCTAGCTGCTGCCAACAATTCCAAAGCACTTTCACCATGTCCTTGGAAGGCATAAGGAGAGGTGCGAGGTTTATACGCTCCTCCTCTCAAAAACTTTGCTCCTGCTGCCTTGACTCGTTTGGCTGTTTCAACGATCATACCTTCGTTTTCAACCGAACAAGGGCCAGCTACAACTACGACAGGATGATTCTTGCCAAAACTTACTGCACCATCGGGAGTTGGAACAATGACTTGACTTGATTCTCCATTACGAAATTCTAGACTAGCTCGCTTAAAAGGTTTTTCTACACGTAATACCTCTTCAATCCAAGGGCTAATTTCTTGTATTTGTAAAGGATCTAAAGAAGCTGTATCACCTACTAATCCGATCACTACTTTATGTTTACCAATAATTTTTTCTGGTGTTAGTCCCCATTCTTGGAGTTCGGTGCTGACACGTTCTATTTCCAATTCTGGAGAACCAACTTTCATTACGACAATCATATCTAAGTTCCTTAAGGATGAAGACGACCAAAAAACGATGAATTATGAAGATGAAGCCCGAATTTTGAAGTATTTGTTTTGATCATTCAACTTTTAGGATTCTCGATTCATCGCTTCACTATAGAAGACATGGTAGTCATTTTTCAGTTGGAATTGGAGGATTAAGCTCAATAAAATTAATCTTCTTGGGTAGTTTTCCGCGAAGCTTGCCAAGCAGCAATTGTTCGTTGCCAATTAATTTTAAACTCTTCTATTCCTAACCAAGTACCTGTGCGTTTTTC from Stanieria cyanosphaera PCC 7437 encodes:
- the aroF gene encoding 3-deoxy-7-phosphoheptulonate synthase → MIVVMKVGSPELEIERVSTELQEWGLTPEKIIGKHKVVIGLVGDTASLDPLQIQEISPWIEEVLRVEKPFKRASLEFRNGESSQVIVPTPDGAVSFGKNHPVVVVAGPCSVENEGMIVETAKRVKAAGAKFLRGGAYKPRTSPYAFQGHGESALELLAAAREATGLGIITEVMDAADLEKIAEVADVVQVGARNMQNFALLKKVGAQNKPVLLKRGMSATIDEWLMAAEYILAAGNPNVILCERGIRTFDLHYVRNTLDLSVLPVLRSLTHLPVMIDPSHGTGKAEYVPDMAKAAIAAGTDSLMIEVHPNPAKALSDGPQSLTPERFDHLMQELEVMAKVMGRWAESPMAIA